One genomic region from Vicinamibacteria bacterium encodes:
- a CDS encoding type II toxin-antitoxin system VapC family toxin translates to MIFIDTNVFMYAVGRRHPLREEARSFFEKNLERKSQLVTSSEVLQELMHAYV, encoded by the coding sequence TTGATCTTCATCGACACCAACGTTTTCATGTACGCAGTTGGCCGAAGGCACCCCTTGCGTGAGGAAGCGCGGTCGTTCTTCGAGAAGAACCTCGAGCGCAAATCACAGCTCGTGACTTCCTCCGAAGTCTTACAGGAGCTGATGCACGCCTATGTG